A window from Rhizobium sp. BG4 encodes these proteins:
- a CDS encoding anti-sigma factor, producing MTRKPITEDDLQGYVDDVLDAERHREVSDYLQGNPEAAARLSSYASQVAALRSAMDPVMQEPVPSRLNLTHIAAARRPRARAGFAPMAAAAMALLAVGATGGWLVKGMTAPATEGVAMLAQEASASYGTFASDKVRPVEVRANESDTLKQLASSTLGASAVIPDLSKAGYRLMGGRVVSTLHGPGVMLMYDNDHGSRLVMLSRKMLVDQNRPMIESSSGAVNGWSWANDGLGYSLVGSLPSNELHSFADDVRSQVTTAL from the coding sequence ATGACCAGGAAACCCATCACCGAAGACGATCTTCAGGGCTATGTTGACGATGTTCTCGATGCCGAGCGCCATCGCGAAGTCTCGGATTATCTGCAGGGCAACCCGGAAGCCGCCGCTCGCCTTTCCTCTTATGCAAGCCAGGTTGCAGCATTGCGCTCAGCCATGGATCCCGTCATGCAGGAGCCTGTCCCGAGCCGGCTCAATCTGACTCATATCGCCGCCGCCCGACGGCCTCGGGCGCGTGCCGGATTTGCGCCTATGGCCGCCGCGGCGATGGCGCTTCTGGCCGTCGGCGCTACCGGCGGCTGGTTGGTGAAGGGCATGACGGCACCTGCGACCGAGGGTGTCGCGATGCTGGCGCAAGAAGCGTCGGCGAGCTACGGAACCTTCGCTTCCGACAAGGTCCGCCCGGTCGAAGTTCGCGCCAACGAGAGCGATACGCTGAAGCAGCTGGCATCCTCGACGCTGGGCGCCTCTGCAGTCATCCCGGATCTGTCGAAAGCCGGATACCGGCTGATGGGCGGACGGGTGGTGTCCACGCTGCATGGTCCCGGCGTCATGCTGATGTATGACAACGACCATGGAAGTCGGCTGGTGATGCTGTCACGCAAAATGCTGGTCGACCAAAACAGACCGATGATCGAGAGTTCCAGCGGGGCCGTGAATGGCTGGAGCTGGGCGAATGACGGTCTCGGCTATAGCCTCGTCGGCTCGCTGCCGAGCAACGAGCTTCACTCCTTCGCCGACGATGTCAGGTCGCAGGTGACGACCGCCCTGTAA
- a CDS encoding RNA polymerase sigma factor: MDDMLSHVEPMIPALRRYARGLLGDPESADDAVQDCLEKVVANWHRRRNDDPRSWVFAILHNLAVNRLRQQARRGFAVAIEDVPEAGNVGEAVQESIVYGQEVMAAIDRLPPDYRSILLLVSVEDMTYSEAAKVLDIPIGTVMSRLSRAREQLRTLLERKPINMPSAGPHLRRIK; encoded by the coding sequence ATGGACGATATGCTTTCACATGTTGAGCCGATGATTCCGGCGCTGCGCCGCTACGCGCGCGGTCTGCTCGGCGATCCCGAGAGCGCGGATGACGCAGTTCAGGACTGTCTGGAAAAGGTCGTGGCCAACTGGCACCGGCGGCGCAACGACGACCCGCGTTCCTGGGTTTTCGCCATTCTCCACAATCTGGCGGTCAATCGCCTACGGCAACAGGCGCGCCGCGGCTTTGCGGTCGCTATTGAAGACGTGCCGGAAGCCGGCAACGTTGGAGAGGCCGTCCAGGAGAGCATTGTCTATGGACAGGAAGTGATGGCGGCGATCGACCGCCTGCCACCCGATTATCGCAGCATCCTGCTTCTGGTATCCGTCGAGGACATGACCTATTCGGAAGCGGCCAAGGTGCTCGATATTCCGATCGGCACCGTCATGTCGCGTCTCTCGCGCGCCAGGGAACAGCTGCGAACGCTGCTTGAGCGTAAGCCCATCAATATGCCATCTGCCGGACCGCACCTGCGGAGGATCAAATGA
- a CDS encoding YncE family protein, whose amino-acid sequence MTIRRSIAAALLAGSTLAPLSAFAGQAPFAASDADIPVSSKDRVYAAEQFSNTVSVTDPSTNKLLGVIKLGDPQPGNLSPLYKGQVLVHGMGFSPDKKTIAVVSIGSNSVTFIDTATNTVKHTTYIGRSPHEAFYTPDGKEVWVTVRGEDYISVIDADSFAEKAQIKVPSGPGMQIFSPDGKYAYICSSFNPDTVAVSVADHQIVGHVKQASPFCPNIAASPDGKQVWFTLKDTGKVQVFDAKPPFDVIKTIDTGPITNHVNLVTNKNGSFAYVTVGGLNQVKAFRTDTFEQVATIPVGNLPHGIWPSGDGTRVYVGLENADAMAAIDTLTNKVIATIPIGQAAQAVNYVPNAVPEGDGMQNLMPLGAAGEAAHFKLGPKGSKDKAPTSVSLFDQGLTQVLQASVTGLDAKTPYILALSEKPDGSGPLQSLSAFMTNPAGAAIVNAVGPIRQIVEAKHKDEQRYLVVAASADGKPGKIVQVQVE is encoded by the coding sequence ATGACCATTCGCAGATCAATCGCCGCAGCCTTGCTGGCGGGCAGCACGCTCGCACCACTTTCCGCCTTTGCCGGCCAGGCACCCTTTGCCGCCTCCGATGCAGACATCCCGGTCAGCAGCAAAGATCGCGTCTATGCTGCCGAGCAGTTTTCCAACACCGTCTCGGTGACCGATCCCTCCACCAACAAGCTGCTTGGCGTCATCAAGCTCGGCGATCCGCAGCCGGGCAATCTGAGCCCGCTGTATAAGGGACAGGTCCTCGTTCATGGCATGGGCTTCTCACCTGACAAGAAGACCATCGCAGTTGTCTCGATTGGCTCGAATTCGGTGACCTTCATCGATACCGCAACGAACACCGTCAAGCACACCACCTATATCGGCCGCTCGCCACATGAAGCATTCTACACGCCTGACGGCAAGGAAGTCTGGGTTACCGTCCGCGGCGAGGACTATATCTCGGTCATCGACGCTGACAGCTTTGCAGAAAAGGCTCAGATCAAGGTTCCCTCTGGCCCGGGCATGCAGATCTTCTCGCCGGATGGCAAATATGCCTATATTTGCTCGTCCTTTAACCCCGACACCGTCGCCGTTTCCGTCGCCGATCATCAGATCGTCGGCCATGTGAAGCAGGCGAGCCCCTTCTGCCCGAATATTGCGGCGTCGCCAGATGGCAAGCAGGTCTGGTTCACCCTGAAGGACACTGGCAAGGTGCAGGTCTTCGACGCAAAGCCACCCTTCGACGTGATCAAGACGATCGATACGGGACCGATCACCAACCACGTCAATCTCGTCACCAACAAGAACGGCAGCTTCGCCTACGTCACGGTCGGCGGCCTCAATCAGGTCAAGGCATTCCGCACCGACACATTCGAACAAGTGGCCACCATCCCGGTCGGCAATCTGCCACACGGCATCTGGCCCTCCGGTGACGGCACCCGCGTCTATGTCGGCCTTGAGAATGCCGATGCCATGGCCGCGATCGATACCCTGACCAACAAGGTCATCGCCACCATTCCGATCGGGCAGGCTGCCCAGGCGGTGAATTACGTGCCGAATGCCGTGCCTGAGGGAGACGGCATGCAGAACCTCATGCCGCTCGGCGCGGCGGGCGAGGCAGCTCATTTCAAGCTCGGTCCCAAGGGCTCGAAGGACAAGGCGCCGACCTCAGTCTCATTGTTCGACCAGGGTCTGACGCAGGTGCTGCAGGCTTCGGTCACCGGACTTGATGCGAAGACGCCCTATATCCTGGCTCTCTCTGAAAAGCCGGATGGCAGCGGCCCACTGCAGAGTCTTTCGGCCTTCATGACCAATCCGGCGGGCGCAGCGATCGTCAACGCTGTCGGTCCGATCCGGCAGATCGTCGAGGCCAAGCACAAGGACGAGCAGCGCTACCTAGTGGTCGCCGCTTCGGCCGACGGCAAGCCGGGCAAGATCGTTCAGGTCCAGGTGGAATAA
- a CDS encoding DUF305 domain-containing protein, protein MRAYSHKTSAAAIAVILAAAGACTAFAHDAQHQPAAAAISDSPEAAYLAENNSAMDKMMADMELKPSGDVDRDFVAMMTPHHQGAIDIAIAVLKYGKNEQIKRIAQEIIVDQQQEIAAMKLAISDPLPPSEAAPTQATPDNTPAGTMQGMDPNMKM, encoded by the coding sequence ATGAGAGCCTATTCCCACAAGACATCCGCGGCGGCGATCGCCGTGATCCTCGCAGCCGCTGGTGCCTGTACCGCCTTTGCCCATGACGCGCAGCACCAGCCAGCCGCGGCCGCAATATCCGACAGTCCGGAAGCCGCCTATCTCGCCGAGAACAACAGCGCGATGGACAAGATGATGGCCGACATGGAGCTCAAGCCGAGCGGCGATGTCGATCGCGACTTCGTGGCCATGATGACACCGCATCATCAGGGAGCCATCGATATAGCGATCGCCGTCCTGAAATACGGGAAGAACGAGCAGATCAAGCGTATCGCCCAGGAAATCATCGTGGATCAGCAGCAGGAAATCGCCGCCATGAAGCTGGCGATCAGCGATCCGCTCCCACCATCCGAGGCGGCCCCGACCCAGGCCACACCGGATAATACCCCAGCCGGAACCATGCAGGGCATGGATCCGAACATGAAGATGTAA
- a CDS encoding CopD family protein, protein MSPHAALVLARFACDAGLSVVWGGGGFALICTGAIPAHLYHQMRTLLPAASGLAAFAGLAAIPIQTAEIVSDWAVALDPDLLNSVAFSTNVGLALLIRALTCSVAFAVFLAGYRRAAILLSGLALAEAALLGHAAESWGPAGVLKISAEAIHILAGTAWLGALVPFLVLMQLARQPDLRAEAVKSLRRFSRIGHGAVALVLASGLANSLQILGHLPADMRSAYQEKLALKMAVVLSMTVIATANRYGAVPMQRKYPQLANRLLLLGSSLEIVLGLTAIALVASLGLDDPT, encoded by the coding sequence GTGAGCCCGCACGCCGCGCTGGTGCTGGCGCGGTTCGCCTGCGATGCCGGTCTGAGCGTCGTTTGGGGCGGCGGCGGCTTTGCACTCATCTGCACCGGCGCTATCCCTGCGCACCTGTATCACCAGATGAGAACACTGCTGCCTGCGGCCAGTGGTTTGGCCGCATTCGCCGGTCTCGCCGCCATCCCCATCCAGACCGCCGAGATCGTTTCCGATTGGGCAGTAGCGCTCGATCCTGACCTGCTGAATAGCGTCGCTTTTTCGACCAATGTCGGCCTTGCGCTTTTGATCCGCGCTCTAACCTGCTCCGTAGCGTTCGCGGTGTTCCTTGCGGGCTACCGGAGAGCTGCCATCCTCTTGTCCGGCCTGGCTCTTGCCGAGGCGGCGCTGCTCGGCCATGCCGCTGAGAGTTGGGGGCCAGCTGGCGTCCTAAAAATCTCGGCCGAGGCGATTCATATCCTTGCCGGGACCGCGTGGCTTGGCGCGCTGGTGCCATTCCTTGTTCTGATGCAGCTGGCGCGGCAACCTGACCTCCGGGCCGAGGCGGTAAAGTCGCTGCGGCGCTTCTCGCGGATTGGGCATGGTGCTGTGGCACTGGTACTCGCTAGCGGGCTTGCAAACAGCCTGCAGATTCTCGGCCATCTGCCTGCAGATATGCGATCCGCGTATCAAGAAAAGCTCGCCCTCAAGATGGCGGTAGTCCTTTCAATGACCGTCATCGCAACCGCCAACCGCTATGGCGCCGTGCCGATGCAGCGCAAATATCCGCAGCTCGCCAACCGGCTTCTTCTGCTCGGCTCATCCCTAGAGATCGTCCTCGGCCTAACGGCCATTGCCCTGGTCGCCTCGCTTGGCCTCGACGACCCGACGTAA
- the copC gene encoding copper homeostasis periplasmic binding protein CopC: protein MPRKIPAILATSLFATLLTAGMASAHAHLETAMPADGAKLTAAPNSISITLTENIEPAFSHLTLTAASGDLVPLTNEKADGKALSAMPSSTLSPGAYTVEWQILSVDGHKTSGSFGFTVEP from the coding sequence GTGCCCCGCAAGATACCCGCGATCCTCGCCACCTCCCTCTTCGCAACACTGCTCACTGCCGGAATGGCCTCAGCGCATGCCCATCTTGAAACCGCAATGCCTGCGGATGGCGCAAAGCTGACGGCGGCGCCGAACAGCATATCAATCACCCTCACCGAAAACATCGAGCCCGCGTTTTCACACCTGACATTGACTGCGGCTTCCGGCGATTTGGTGCCGCTCACGAATGAAAAAGCGGATGGCAAGGCGCTCTCTGCCATGCCATCGAGCACGCTTTCACCCGGAGCCTACACGGTCGAATGGCAGATCCTGTCGGTCGATGGGCACAAGACATCCGGCTCCTTCGGCTTCACGGTAGAACCGTGA
- a CDS encoding exopolysaccharide biosynthesis protein, which translates to MADAQRSEGVASRTLASLAAAARERDGLSIGEVIDEMGPSGFGFVILLLAIPPLIPIPGPFGAVFGTALAIISLQFVFGARSPWLPAMLRNRRLSGKVFESMERHAGPMVRQVEKLIRPQRMKALAGRFLPCLLGVPVFALAIVIALPIPFGNIAPAVAICVMAVGLIERDGLVILGGLALTAVAAVATVFLFRGAATLIAAA; encoded by the coding sequence ATGGCGGATGCGCAGCGATCAGAAGGCGTGGCGTCGCGCACGCTCGCCAGCCTTGCCGCCGCCGCCCGCGAGCGGGACGGTCTCAGCATCGGCGAAGTCATCGATGAAATGGGACCGTCGGGCTTCGGGTTTGTCATCCTGTTGCTCGCCATCCCGCCGCTGATCCCGATCCCCGGCCCGTTCGGCGCGGTGTTCGGCACGGCGCTGGCGATCATCTCCCTGCAATTCGTCTTCGGCGCCCGCAGCCCCTGGCTGCCCGCCATGCTCCGCAACCGCCGTCTCTCCGGCAAGGTCTTCGAGAGCATGGAGCGTCACGCCGGACCGATGGTGCGGCAGGTCGAGAAGCTGATCCGGCCACAGCGCATGAAGGCCCTCGCCGGCCGCTTCCTCCCATGCCTGCTCGGCGTCCCGGTCTTCGCACTCGCGATCGTCATCGCCCTGCCGATACCCTTCGGCAATATCGCACCCGCCGTCGCCATCTGCGTCATGGCCGTCGGCCTCATCGAGCGCGATGGCCTGGTCATTTTGGGCGGGCTCGCGCTGACTGCGGTCGCCGCTGTCGCGACGGTCTTCCTGTTTCGCGGTGCGGCTACGTTGATTGCGGCTGCATAG
- a CDS encoding TonB-dependent siderophore receptor, with the protein MSLKLKKLQLLSAAALLAVAAADTAWGQSAEQEKPASGDGATNLAPIVVEGRDQGVAKIVETDGYVPKSGRTAMKTDTPVAETAQSVSVISRKQLDDRLPQNVGEAVSYTPGVRAGQYGAEPRYDAFKIRGIDLTYTGIFRDGLRQISSPNGLFRIEPYGVEVLTVLRGPAASIYGASSSGGIVDIISKRPTEERLREIELQYGSYGRVQAAFDLSGPVTDDGVFLYRLTGVARDARNEIEAIKDDRLMIAPAFTWQPDEGTKLTILGEYMDSTTGGTWGYINNYDSSGSSIGATPVYGGDERFNDFTQKQWRIGYEFEHELTEGLTLHHKLRYSELSARQEWVFADYPGIGYEDNHGLAADTYLEGDFSTGAAQHKLIAGVDYSFMAYDARQGSGPDLFTDTYTYVPALTYFEKQKQNSIGIYLQDQIEIGNWRIAAGLRHDWHRSEYTPGGVDYVRNDSETTGRASIGYVTPWNVMPYISYGTSYVANPGVVLTSGGVGHQANPTLGEQYEIGLKYQIPDQNVLISAAYFNIDQKNASVYETSSGVNLLRQLDLRSRGFELEVTASLDNGLSFTGGYSYNDVEITKLTPETVGNQLNSSPYHMVSLWADYEVQSGPLEGLGVGAGVRYVGSSFGDNKHTPVLNNGARTFVDAALRYDLGKLNPSMEGVKLQVNATNLLDQVDQVCTTGFCYYDEGRKIVGSVRYRF; encoded by the coding sequence ATGTCATTGAAACTTAAAAAACTGCAGCTGCTTTCGGCTGCTGCATTGCTTGCGGTCGCGGCTGCCGATACCGCCTGGGGACAATCTGCAGAGCAAGAGAAACCGGCCTCCGGTGATGGCGCGACGAACCTCGCGCCGATCGTTGTCGAAGGGCGCGATCAGGGCGTTGCAAAGATCGTCGAGACAGATGGCTACGTGCCGAAATCCGGACGCACGGCGATGAAGACCGATACGCCGGTTGCCGAGACTGCCCAGTCCGTCTCGGTCATCAGCCGCAAGCAGCTCGACGACCGCCTTCCGCAGAATGTTGGCGAGGCCGTAAGCTATACGCCCGGTGTCCGCGCCGGCCAGTATGGCGCCGAGCCACGTTACGACGCCTTCAAGATCCGCGGCATAGACCTCACCTATACCGGCATCTTCCGCGATGGCCTGCGCCAGATCAGCAGCCCGAACGGGCTCTTCCGCATCGAGCCCTATGGCGTCGAGGTGCTGACGGTCCTGCGTGGGCCGGCCGCATCCATCTATGGCGCCAGCAGCTCGGGGGGCATCGTCGATATCATCTCGAAGCGCCCGACCGAGGAGCGGTTGCGGGAAATCGAGCTGCAATATGGTTCCTACGGCCGCGTTCAGGCCGCCTTCGATCTTTCCGGACCGGTGACCGATGACGGTGTCTTCCTCTACCGGCTGACGGGCGTCGCCCGCGATGCCCGCAACGAGATCGAGGCCATCAAGGACGACAGGCTGATGATCGCGCCGGCCTTCACCTGGCAGCCGGACGAAGGCACCAAGCTGACCATTCTCGGCGAATATATGGATTCCACCACCGGCGGCACCTGGGGCTATATCAACAACTACGACAGTTCAGGGTCGTCGATCGGGGCAACGCCTGTTTACGGCGGTGATGAGCGGTTCAACGATTTCACGCAAAAGCAGTGGCGCATCGGCTACGAATTCGAACACGAGCTGACAGAGGGCCTGACGCTGCATCACAAGCTGCGCTATTCCGAGCTCTCTGCCCGTCAGGAATGGGTTTTCGCCGACTATCCCGGGATCGGCTACGAGGACAATCACGGTCTCGCGGCAGACACCTATCTCGAAGGCGATTTCAGCACCGGCGCTGCCCAGCACAAGCTGATCGCCGGTGTCGACTACAGCTTCATGGCATATGATGCCCGCCAGGGCTCCGGGCCCGATCTCTTCACCGACACCTACACCTATGTGCCGGCGCTGACTTACTTCGAAAAGCAGAAGCAGAACTCGATCGGCATCTACCTGCAGGATCAGATCGAGATCGGCAACTGGCGGATCGCGGCCGGACTTCGCCACGACTGGCATCGGAGCGAATATACGCCCGGCGGCGTCGACTACGTGCGCAACGACAGCGAGACGACAGGGCGCGCATCGATCGGCTATGTGACGCCCTGGAACGTCATGCCTTACATCAGCTACGGCACCTCCTATGTGGCAAATCCGGGTGTTGTGCTCACCAGCGGCGGTGTCGGCCACCAGGCAAACCCGACGCTCGGCGAGCAATATGAAATCGGGCTGAAGTACCAGATACCGGATCAGAACGTGCTGATCTCGGCAGCCTATTTCAACATCGATCAGAAGAACGCCTCGGTCTACGAGACCTCGTCGGGCGTCAATCTCCTGCGCCAGCTTGACCTGCGCTCGCGCGGCTTCGAGCTCGAAGTTACGGCGTCGCTGGATAACGGCCTCAGCTTCACCGGCGGCTACTCCTATAATGACGTCGAGATCACCAAGCTGACGCCAGAGACGGTCGGCAATCAGCTCAATTCATCGCCCTATCACATGGTCTCGCTCTGGGCGGATTACGAGGTTCAGAGCGGTCCGCTCGAGGGGCTGGGTGTTGGCGCCGGCGTTCGCTATGTCGGCTCGAGCTTCGGCGACAACAAGCATACGCCGGTCTTGAACAACGGTGCCCGCACCTTCGTCGATGCAGCGCTTCGCTATGATCTCGGCAAGCTCAACCCGTCGATGGAAGGCGTCAAGCTGCAGGTCAACGCGACCAACCTTCTCGACCAGGTGGATCAGGTCTGCACCACGGGCTTTTGCTACTACGACGAAGGCCGCAAGATCGTCGGCAGCGTGAGGTACCGGTTCTGA
- a CDS encoding MFS transporter: protein MSASEASPAEFPSPVAIFVAIGGVYVAQSVIGGLTMLGLPAVLRQQGLPLDQIGLLYLTVLPWAVKFLWSPHIERFRLPAIGRNRSNVIVMSGNLLCVAGIVAVGILQPAVLLPVILTLAFVALVASTVDIACDGYAVENLAKRHHGWGNAAQVGGSYLGSAIGGGLFLVLVDKIGWQYACFIMAGAILALSLPFSLGPAANEGERQRSHTPSLAATIRRPEIRRGMIATGLFVAAQKWGLSMLGPFLIDQGFDLATIGLLNGAGSMFVGLAGALAGGALVRMFGTRAVLAGSLAVQALLLAGLLYAGLGGGMPRSATLAIAIASSSGIMSIGFVALYAQFMDWSDPRQAGVDFTVFQCMDGIVSIVGGLGAGWLAERLGYESLFGGAAVLCIAAIVPIFRLLRRVG, encoded by the coding sequence ATGTCCGCCAGCGAAGCCTCACCCGCAGAGTTCCCGTCGCCGGTCGCCATCTTCGTCGCCATCGGCGGCGTCTACGTGGCCCAAAGCGTTATCGGCGGGCTGACCATGCTCGGCCTTCCCGCCGTGCTGAGACAACAGGGATTGCCGCTCGACCAGATCGGCCTTCTCTATCTGACGGTACTTCCCTGGGCTGTGAAATTCCTGTGGTCGCCGCATATCGAGCGGTTCCGCCTGCCAGCCATTGGCCGCAACCGTTCGAACGTCATCGTCATGAGCGGCAATCTGCTTTGTGTTGCCGGTATCGTCGCGGTCGGCATCCTGCAGCCCGCAGTGCTGCTGCCGGTGATCCTGACGCTCGCCTTCGTCGCGCTGGTGGCTTCGACGGTCGATATCGCCTGTGATGGCTATGCTGTCGAAAACCTCGCCAAGCGGCATCACGGCTGGGGCAATGCGGCGCAGGTTGGCGGCTCCTACCTCGGCTCGGCGATCGGCGGCGGGCTGTTCCTCGTGCTGGTGGACAAGATCGGCTGGCAATATGCTTGCTTCATCATGGCGGGGGCGATCCTGGCGCTCAGCCTGCCGTTTTCGCTTGGCCCTGCGGCAAACGAAGGCGAGCGGCAGCGCAGCCATACGCCCTCACTTGCCGCAACCATCAGGCGCCCGGAAATCCGCCGCGGGATGATTGCAACCGGGCTCTTCGTTGCTGCCCAGAAATGGGGGCTCTCGATGCTCGGGCCGTTCCTGATCGACCAGGGCTTCGATCTCGCCACCATCGGCCTGCTCAATGGCGCGGGAAGCATGTTCGTCGGCCTAGCAGGTGCGCTTGCGGGCGGAGCGCTGGTGCGCATGTTCGGGACGCGGGCGGTACTTGCGGGATCGCTTGCCGTCCAGGCGCTCCTGCTTGCTGGTCTGCTCTATGCCGGTCTCGGCGGCGGGATGCCGCGATCCGCGACGCTCGCCATCGCCATTGCCAGCTCCTCCGGCATCATGTCGATTGGCTTTGTTGCCCTCTATGCCCAGTTCATGGATTGGTCGGATCCGCGCCAGGCCGGCGTCGATTTCACGGTCTTCCAGTGCATGGATGGGATCGTCAGCATTGTAGGAGGCCTCGGTGCCGGATGGCTTGCCGAGCGTCTCGGCTATGAGAGCCTGTTTGGTGGTGCTGCCGTGCTCTGCATTGCCGCCATCGTCCCGATCTTCCGGTTGCTGCGGAGAGTTGGCTAA
- a CDS encoding PIG-L family deacetylase: MLTKDDRILILSPHLDDAVLSCGGLMDKAVRDGIPVVAATIFTADTDIGSEPSPLVRELHEWWGLGANPYEVRRGEDIASISYLGADHIHGGLSDSIYRRGPDGASLYATRQAVFSPPVADDPAWDEVRALLGLWLAETRPTIVLCPMAVGLHLDHVVTTETFRGIHDASDAEVYLYEDIPYSAGFFPPNYPDNVPAALERTKWTIDGPADIAVDFERKFAAILKYESQIAEIFPGLDAREELRKYMGDGSGYRERYWRVRR; encoded by the coding sequence ATGCTCACCAAAGACGATCGCATCCTGATCCTCTCGCCGCATCTCGATGATGCGGTGCTCAGCTGCGGTGGCCTCATGGACAAGGCTGTGAGGGATGGCATCCCCGTCGTCGCAGCGACGATCTTCACCGCAGATACCGATATCGGTAGCGAGCCGTCGCCGCTGGTTCGTGAACTCCATGAGTGGTGGGGTCTGGGTGCCAATCCATACGAGGTGCGCCGCGGGGAGGATATCGCTTCGATCAGCTATCTCGGCGCGGATCATATCCATGGCGGCCTGTCGGATTCGATCTATCGCCGCGGCCCGGATGGTGCGTCCCTCTATGCGACGCGCCAGGCGGTCTTTTCGCCTCCCGTCGCCGATGATCCCGCATGGGACGAGGTGCGGGCGCTTCTCGGGCTATGGCTTGCGGAGACAAGGCCGACCATCGTTCTCTGTCCGATGGCGGTCGGGCTGCACCTCGATCATGTGGTGACGACGGAGACGTTCCGCGGCATTCACGACGCGTCGGATGCGGAGGTCTATCTCTATGAGGATATTCCCTATTCGGCCGGTTTCTTCCCGCCGAATTATCCGGACAACGTGCCTGCTGCATTGGAGCGGACGAAGTGGACGATCGACGGGCCTGCCGATATCGCCGTCGATTTCGAGCGAAAGTTTGCGGCGATCCTGAAATATGAATCCCAGATCGCCGAAATCTTCCCCGGCCTTGATGCGAGGGAAGAACTCCGGAAATATATGGGCGACGGCTCCGGCTACAGGGAGCGGTACTGGCGCGTCAGGCGCTGA
- a CDS encoding response regulator translates to MKVLIVEDEGIIAWDLESMVLDNGFEVAGLARTEIEAIALARRADIALVDVQLADGPTGPQIARTLIDQYGIEVVFMTGNPELVADFEGAVNVVTKPHHLDKVKAALMDALAARTRKQDARSNGGLTPPRTVLSA, encoded by the coding sequence ATGAAAGTACTGATAGTTGAGGACGAGGGCATCATCGCTTGGGATCTCGAAAGCATGGTGCTCGACAACGGCTTTGAAGTCGCAGGGCTCGCAAGAACGGAAATCGAAGCCATAGCACTGGCACGGCGGGCCGATATCGCTCTCGTCGATGTCCAGCTCGCCGACGGGCCGACCGGCCCGCAGATCGCCCGCACGCTGATCGATCAATACGGCATCGAAGTCGTCTTCATGACCGGCAATCCGGAATTGGTCGCCGACTTCGAGGGCGCGGTCAACGTCGTGACCAAGCCGCATCATCTCGACAAGGTGAAGGCAGCGCTGATGGACGCGCTGGCAGCGCGAACCCGAAAACAGGACGCGCGCTCCAACGGCGGCCTGACGCCGCCCCGGACAGTCCTCAGCGCCTGA
- a CDS encoding SDR family oxidoreductase codes for MTGRLDGKIAIVIGAARGIGKATAKRFQEEGATIVLADYEEEGGRAAAADLGVAFFKTDISKMEDAKAVVAFAVETYGRLDIIVQNAGVYPWQLIEDTSPEDWDNVIAVNLRGSFNAARAALDPMKKQGYGRILFTSSITGPHVTSPGHGHYSATKAGINGFIRAAALEFSSYGITVNGVEPGNIMTEAMQLHRGPAFIKNMEDAIPLGRLGSPRDVANAFLFLASDDASYITGTTIVVDGGQLLPEGSDFKLQPS; via the coding sequence ATGACCGGAAGACTGGACGGAAAAATCGCAATCGTCATTGGTGCGGCCCGCGGCATCGGCAAGGCAACCGCCAAGCGCTTTCAGGAAGAAGGCGCGACCATCGTTCTCGCCGACTACGAAGAGGAAGGCGGCCGCGCGGCCGCCGCAGACCTCGGCGTCGCCTTCTTCAAGACCGACATTTCCAAGATGGAAGATGCGAAGGCTGTCGTCGCCTTCGCGGTCGAGACCTATGGCAGGCTCGATATCATCGTCCAGAATGCCGGCGTCTATCCCTGGCAACTGATCGAGGACACGAGCCCCGAGGATTGGGACAATGTGATCGCCGTCAACCTGCGCGGCTCCTTCAATGCTGCGCGCGCCGCACTCGATCCGATGAAGAAGCAGGGCTACGGCCGTATCCTCTTCACCTCGTCGATCACCGGCCCGCATGTGACGAGCCCGGGTCATGGGCATTACTCGGCGACCAAGGCGGGGATCAACGGCTTCATCCGCGCGGCGGCGCTCGAGTTCTCCTCCTATGGCATCACCGTCAATGGCGTCGAGCCGGGCAATATCATGACCGAGGCCATGCAACTTCACCGCGGCCCGGCCTTCATCAAGAACATGGAGGATGCGATCCCGCTCGGCCGGCTCGGCAGCCCGCGCGATGTCGCCAATGCCTTCCTGTTCCTGGCATCCGACGATGCGAGCTACATCACCGGCACGACCATCGTCGTCGATGGCGGGCAGCTGTTGCCCGAGGGAAGCGATTTCAAACTGCAGCCGTCGTGA